CTGCAatgtttattatcattttctctgaaatcaTTCCTCAAGTTATTTGTACTAAGTATGCTGAGAAACTCTACAATGTCAGTAATGCCAACACAACAGGCCGCATTTAGATATGCTTTGCCAATTGGAAGTCGTTGTCGCCATCTGATGGTATTTTTTATGGTAATCACATATCCAGCGAGCTATCCACTGTCAAAAGTTCTTGACTGGGTAGTGGGAAAAGGTGGGTATCTTTGTAGCAAACCAATACTTTTGTCTTTGCGTCGTAGTCAAAGGGTAAGCCAAACCTAATAACAGACACAATTTCTTTGTCGAGCATCCTTTGTAAGTACCTTCGTTTCTTTGGAAGTATCTGACGGTGATGTGCAACATCAAGAGTTTCCCTTAGCTTCTGCACGACGGATGATTCCAACCACCTGATTATTCAAGTCTCTCTTCCCTCCGGATCGATAAATTATTAGTCAAATTACTTGAGTCGATAAAAGTAGTGATTTGATCATTCTTTTAAAACTGGCAAATCATTGTTGTAGACCCCATACGCGTTCATGAGCATCTGCAatactgaattgaagtcgaacgcgtaggtgcATTGCAAAATCCTTATCCTTCACACTTTATACCCGTTTCTACGATGGACTAAGTGTTTTCTTTCCCTTGGCTCTTGACTTAACTCTGTTCGGAACGACGCATTATCATAAAgcgatttttctttggagaTTGCATTGCTTTTAATTCCTAAAGAACAGGAACAAGTTTTGCAGtatcaacacttttttttctcttgtattCATCACTGACAGCGTAAAAATATCTGCATCGCTGCCGTTTCGAGTTATGGAAATAAAACTGGTCTTCGGTCTGACACCACTCGAATGTGCCACCATAAGCTGTTCCTTGCTTATTTTTGAgcattttcttatttgttacCGTTCCGATGATGTGCAAGCCGATTCTGCGTTGAACAAGAGTTGTTCGCAGAACTTTTCTGGAACTATGGTGTGCATGATTGTTCGGGTTGATGACTACGGCAAGCATAGTTGACAGCAAATGAATTCGGTAAGTGAGCGTTTTCAACTGGAACAGAGTTGAAGGAATCTGCACTAAGCCGAGAAGTAATGTGCGTTGCGTTCCTGCAAACGCATTATCCTCTCATCCGATTGAACGCTCAACAACGCCGACTATATGTCAAAAATTCTGTCGTTTTCGAATAATGTAGCATACACACAgcgtaaaacgtgttgtaCCATGAGGACGCAATGCGTCCGTCGTCAGTGGAGACGTGCACAGAAATCTCcctctatatatatatatatatatatatctttttgctttttaaaatttttaccaCTGTTTAAACTTTTGTTAACGTACAACACAGAATGAATAAGCACATGTACTCAAATATATACGTACAGCAAAGTCCTTTTCCATCAGTTGTATCGCTTGTTCTTCTCATAGAATGTCTCTAAGATAATAGTTTGTAGAGATTCaatctgtaattttttttgtatagaaATGTGTATGGTCAGCAttagttaaaaaaaggaattcacTAAGACGTTGTTATCATACCCTTGCACTACTACATCGAAAGCCatgagaaacaaaagaaaagaagtccgGGAAGTCCCCGGCATGCTGCAGAGAGTTCATTGCGCCCCTACCTCGCGTCGTTGTGTAAAAGCACGTTTTACGCGGACTGCAACTTTCTTTTGTGAACGTATTCATAAAACACCCGCGCCCACTCCCAAGAATGCAGTGCGAAAGCACGAATCGGACAGCGCGGGAGCGAAGGTTGATGGttggcagctacaccatttgcacTTTGCTAATGACATCATTCTGAGAACATCTAGTATTATCCAAGCAACACGAATGCTTGCCGAATTCGAtcaaacatgtggatgcatcggtttCCAGCTTAACCTCCAAAAGACGATGGAAcagatgggtctcggatgccccattcacgctcaacggaacgaacatatccgaatgcaccagctacgtttatctgggtcgggaactgaacatgatgaacgaatGACCCTCGAACCGGGCGGGCGGATTGGAGAGCGCATAAGAGCATCGAAGATGCAACGAAGAAGATCAGGAACACCCGGACCTGTGGTTACCGCTTTCACTCCTCAACACCACAtcacttcctgctttgatctGATCTttgatttgagaaaatttgatttgagAAGGTAAGTTCGCAAAAAAGAATATGCGCTTAGCGTCGTTGAACGCTCCATCAAAAGAGTGATGCTGGGAGTATGCCGCTGCACCCAATACAGGGACGAGGTTCATAGTTCtatcctacgtcaacgattgaagattagagacgccgcacacgtttgcaaagaaaagcaaaataaggtgggccgaaCACATGATGCTTTTCAGCGACAACCGTTGAGCCAGAGCCGTGAGCAACTTGGTTCTATCAAACTCATTAAAGGAAGCCTGCCGACCCGATGGAACTTCTTCACATAGActttcaaaggaaaatttgCTCAATGTAAACGGAGAAAGCATTAGACGATTCTGGCATCTGATCGGGATAAATGGGAGTACTACTAGCGCAAATCGACGAGCAAACCGGCGAACAGTGGGGGTGAAGATAATAAGGGTGATATGTTTAAATACCTTTCTTAAGCGTGCCAGCAGGAATATCACTACCggcaaagaaacaaaataacacTGCAAAACATAGTGAAGTAGAAACATTTAGCGCGCTGTAGCGTTCTTTGAGCCTCGTAGCTTGTTGAGCCAACTGAAAAATGTAGACGGTTTATTTCCTTCTCATTTCATCACAATATATTTAGAAAGCCTCTCTTGGTGGAGCCGtgcacaaataatttttccagaagcTCGCTGGACAATGGATCGGCGAATGTTAGGAAGCCTTATGCGTCAACAGAAAAATGAGACCGCTAATATGGCAGCAGTTGTCGAGAATGCAATGATGTTGCAAGTGAAACGCGTCAAAGACGTTATGACACCTCTTGAAAAggttaatgagaaaaaaagttaagttGTAATGGGTTAAGGGTAAGGAAAAGCGTCACTAATTCCTTTTCCCTGGTTATAACGGTAGAGTGTTTCGAATAGgtcctagaaaaaagaaagatccaTGTGATCTTGTTCCAGGTTTTTATGATGTCCGATCGAACTGAGGTAAATTTGAAGCTTAAACAGCAACTAAGCGAAAATCGTCACACACGAATACCCGTCTACAAAGGAGATGACAGGAATTGCGTCAGTTTCGAATCTCGTATTGAAGACGTACTCAGAGTAGGGATGTATAATTAATTGTGCAGGTTATTGGGGTCTTAAATGTGAAGGATTTGCTGTTGATCGATGAGTCATTGGACGTACATGTAGGAGCGATCATGCAGCTGTGGCACAGGAGTGCACTGGTGAGAATTTTTCACTAATACGAGAGTTTTCAGATTAGAACGACTGAAAACACGTGTTGTCGTCGACAATGCGTTGCGTTGATGTGACATGTGACATCCGTAGCTCGGTCCATACCTCCACTGCGCGATGGGAGGATAAGGCGATGGTGTCGATGAGgtttcagtaatttttcgTATAATTGTGCGCGACTGGGAATGCTTGTCGCAATCACAAACAATGTTGTTTCTTTATTGGCAACGCCCAATTACCGTTGTGTCCACCGGTGGGGAAGGGTCAGAGTCCATCGAAAAGATGGAGGTCAGGTTCACACAATACGTTCCGTGGAAGCTGTGAGGTAGttctgttttctggaaattgtgCTGATGGACTTGTTGATTTTGATTGCCTGTTCATCACCTTCTTTGTCTGATAAGATGTCTTACTCCGTAATGGTAATGGGTAAAGCACTCAATGGGCTTAGATTTGTGGTCAGTGGAGTCGAACGGCGTAAACCTATGCACCCTATAGGATGTTTCGGGCACAACTTTGatggaaggaagaaggaaatgggGAAGAGCGGTTTCGGAAGGGGTGTATCTGCGTAATCAAGCTAAAGCGTAAAGTAGCTGTCTGTGGCACCAACTAGATAAAGGAATGCACCAATTCCAAGTCAGAGTACCAAAATTTCCGTATCTCGATGCTGTAACATTTCCTCGTCTTGATTCAGTGTTGGCTTTCTCCTCCTATTATAACACGACATGTACAGAGTTGAGAGGGGCGgcatagcgcagtcggtgagaaGTTCCGCTGCAGTTGCGGAGGTTCGGATACACCCCAGTGCCAAAGGCATCTTTCATACTTTCGGGGTTAATAAAGTTGTGACAGagttgtctaggaggataaaaaaaaactgacttgctTCAGCAAAAAATCATTGTAGGGCTGTAAGGTGTACCGTAATCGCTAGGAGATTCCGCTGTAGCTACAATCGGTCGGAGGTTTGAATTCGCCCTAATGCAAatcaagccttttatccctccagggtcgacaaattggtaccagacttgtctgggaggataaaaacactgaattggcACATCGACTAGCTTCCGCAACTCATTGTAACGCACGCGCGTTCATTAACCTccaacgaagtctgagttgaagtcaaacgcgtaggcgtatccgcttagggattgatcaaagccgtgcactttatcctttgtcttTTATGTGTATCAACGATAGAAGTACGTCATATTGACACACGAGAACATTTTCCTGTCTAGCGTCTGGTCTCCTTCTCTATTCAGTTCCGATTCGTGACCTCAGAATCTCCAGTCGTACAGTTGATGCTGGAGCTTAAAAAGGGGATTCCACTTGCTATCGTAGTGGATTACCAATATGACAAGAAGTGCTATCATGTTACTGGTATCGTAACTCTTGAGGATAACCTGGAAGAGGTATGTTGGCATCTGTTATTGCATACATATATAAACCGAATGATGTATATCCTAGGTGATTGGTGAGATCAACGATGAAAAAGATGTGGTCGGTAGTGGAGTGATCGCTAGTGAATATTCAAAGGATGCTGCCTTAAGAAAGACAAAGAAACGGATTATAAGCCCTAGTCAAGAAgtaatctcttttcttttttacaactTCTGTAATATATCGTggacaacaaaaattttaaggaCCTCATACAGGATGAGAATATTCCTCTCCTAACGCAAGCGCAACCTTTAACTCcgctgaagaaaaagaaacagtctTCTCTTAAAATTGGGTCTAGAGAAGAGCAACTTTCATGATCCATTTGCATTTCTATTTGCGCTTAACGAAATCATTCATACAAGAAATCTTTTGATGCTCATTTTGAAGTATAAAACAACTTCAGTTgttaaaatatttaataaacaTCTGTAttaagtttttgttttgtttgcttggtttcgattttggcaGATAAGATGTCAAAAGGGTATTGGTGAAGGCAATGCTGGAAACAGAAAAAGGTGTTTTGCTTTCACCTCGTATTGCCTACTTACACTTCACTCGTCCGCAGCATAAAAACAGTGGTTATAGTCGGTCCAACGCGACAttaagctcggtgcagttgcgcaagcggctgcgctcaaagccaTACGGTGGTGCATAATGGTTAGAATTCACTCGGATACTTGCTGACGCCATtcgtcgctgcagttcacgatagACCCCCCTCGATCCCTACTGCTAGCTCAACAGCGCCACTTCGGGCGCAGCCGCCTGCGTAACTGTATAGaacttcatgtcattttgattcCCCTGTACCTGATTTCATTTTACGTCATCTTTGAGAGCATTGAGGGTGCCCTTGTGGAGTTCACTAACCTCTCTTGAttctttatttaaataaaataccaATAAGTATACTATTTACGATCGAAATTTTAATAGATACTTCTGCCCAAACCAGCCTGTCTTTGCAACCTGCAAAATTTGTATTGCATCTGTACTCCCGCTACGATCTAGtagacatttttcttttgggtCAACGAAGAGAGGACAGAATAGAGAAAGTAATGACAGTATAATGGTCGAGAATCTCTCTGTGTGTATATCATAGAACTGACTGCATCAACGTTCTCATACTcacattttcgttttcttatCTGAAACCAAACTTTTGAAGGTTTCTGTGGATTATATTATACTTACTGAATACTTATAACTACTTATACTGAATGATTAGCTTTGGTTGACTTCACCACCGAAACCATTCGCTCTTAGTCACGATCATTGCAGCTTCGAATTATTCCATTTACCATTCACCAAGCCACCGCTTCACTAACTTTTCTGGTAGCAAGAAAAAGAGCGGTGAACAAAGCTGAAGGCGAtctttactttcttctcaaaacGAGTGAAATTGATGACTTAATATGAATTCCCTTATCGTCTGCTAACAATGCCAGTGTCTTCTACTACTTCCCtggagtcaaaaaaaaaaaacttttgctcGCAGTAATCTATGTCATCGAATTTCACTACGAAGAATTTTATCTGTTTTCGTCGTATCAAGGAAGATGAAcggtgaaaaagaaatgaaaagagcgTTTTTTGACGTACCTGTGTGAAAGAAGTGAGTCAGACCTGGAAATGTCGAAGCTACGGCGGTTAGGATCAGAGAATCGTCGTCCGACTGCCAGTCTGCTTCGAGCAGTTCTCAGCTGAAACTCTTCAATTCAAAGCCAGGAAATTCTTCTACTTAAATCGCAAAAAGATTTCAAATCGCTGCGAAAACATTCAGAGAAGGTCAAGAAATTAAGAATTGCATTGGTCATGATGTAGATTGACTACTGTGAATATTCTGAGCTTTTGCACTACTCTTGCTCTTTTATTTGTAggaatttcttctggaattttgctttgttttgttgttgacaTTGACATTTCGTTGCTCCTGAAATTCCCGTTATTCTGATTCAttcttcaattattttctgcGTTATTCAGTAGGTCTTGTATCGGAAAAGTGTTAGGATCAATCGATATTTTCGTGTCCTTAACACCTGTAGAATGATCGAATTCCACCTTGTTTTTCAAACGTATTCCTAGTTTGAGTTGAATCTACGAGGAAGTGTCTGATCGTACAAATCTAATAGTTCTTGTTTTCAACACTGTGTAAGTGTTGTAAAATTTGTATAACTCAAGAACGACGCCacacttccttttttgttccccTAAATTCGAATCAATGCTGAAATTAGAGAAACAATCCGATTTGGTGCTTTTCTGGCAGGGAATTCGAGCTTTTTGCTGGCAGACAGTAATTAgtgaaatttcaacaaaaagcaACCATCGTTAGGTGAAACACGCGGCGAcgtttcttcattcattcatttgtttttcatttcaagtCCACACATCTAGTGGATATTTTCAGCTGTGCCAGACGCATTCCGTGCCTCTTCGctgcaaaacaaaagaatataAGCCTGTTGTAAAGAAAGAGATgaacaaatggaaaacaaTGCCTAAGTGGATAATGGGCATAACAAAGCGCCTTTCCATGGTCGTCTTTCCTGGATGCCATATAAGACAAGCCATATGGAAATCCCCACGCGGCTACAAATTGCTCCCGTGGATGGCTTCGCTTATGAAAAAGAGGCTTAGCTGGCTTGAACACTAGCAGATGATCAGCTTCAGCGAGCCCGGCTCAAGTATCCCATTTCGAATGCATCGTCTAAAACCGAGCAGCCAAGATTGTGTGTCTCGTGGCTGCTCAGCCTTCACAAACACACGTCACCTGCTGGAAGAAAATCGTAGGGATTTGTGGAAGTTAATCATTGATCTCCTATAACATGCATATTTTATTGTGGAAGAAATGTTTATTTAAATGCAAACGCCTTGTACGCCTTCTTGTAAAATGAGCATTGCAATTCTCTGGTGACAGGGAAAATTAGGgaattttgaaatgttctcaaataaaaataggataaCGTCGATTCGATTTTCATGTTCATAATTTGTTTTCAGTGTACTTCTCTGCAACTTTAACACTTTCGAAGGGATCGTTAAGGAAAGGGGGTTCGgggtttcatcaaattttcttgGTGAACCATccattctcttcttcactctCTAAGCGAAATTTTCGGAAGTTCGTTCGCGGTTCCGGTTGCGCTTTGTTTCCAATGTTAAACGGCTTATCGGAGCTTCCTACGTAGTTGTGAGAGCAGTTTGTCTCCttgcaaacatttttgaaaattagcgAAATCTAtcaagaaatacaaaaagaaaatagactGGATCTGCTGggacgataaattggcaccaaacttgtctggaacAATAAATAAGCTGGCTTGATGCGTCGGTTGgacctcgcaagtcattgtaaaggccaacacgcgttccaaaacctcaaattTAACGAGTTGCAGTAAAatgtgttggcgcatcccaagtggattaagCGTTAGAAACTTTATCTGTATCTTTCTATATGAGTGAGTTTGACTCTactcagaagaaaacatttttctccttACATCCAACTTACCATGATCTACTTAGATCAACACCCTCAGACTATCTATGATCTTTTggataaattttttcaaaatgaaatatgacatgcatctaaaaaaatgtgtttttctcGTCCTACATTTGGTGTTATTTGCaccttcttccttttatcgCCAGAACCATCCttgtccttgtttttttttttgtgatatgaTGCACACTTTCGGATCCTGTACAGGTGTTTCTCCTTTCACGCCGATCTGCCATTCAGTTTTGGAAcccaaaaatattaaaaagaaaggaaatgaagtcggctaacattaaaaaaatcatttccaaGGATTTAGTTCCCAACCCCCGTTGTAGAGCGTTGTATTTTATCGTGGCTGCGAAAACAAGCCAAATCTCTTAAGCTCTACACACAATCATTTGCGCCGAACTAAATGGGAAAATCTGCAGGAAGCcagttcaggaaaaaagaatgatgcaaaaagaaaagaaaaaagtggaaagggTGGCGAGTGATCAATGTGAACAATTTATATGTATACATTCCAAGGAGTGATGGCTCGTTACGTTTGACAGCAAGGAATCGAACTATAACTCCATCATCGTGAAGCGgaataatattttctattctgttttatttttacaggATATACGTTGTTGAAGGAAGGAGGAAGAgggaaacttttttattttatatccgAAAAGTTTCCCTGCCCTCTGCATTGGGAACACTATTCTCCAAACGAAGCTGAACGTCACTCATAGAATCTTAATACATAATGATCCTTACAAGTGTTCTGGAAGTATTAACTGACACCAGACGGCTTCTCTAACAGCGATCGCGCTAAGCGCTGGCTAGATCCGTGTTTTTTAActccaagttttttcttccaatcctTTGGttatgttctttcttttccttctagCTAGCTGGACTTCGACCAGTTTGAGCTGTTTTTTCGAAGCTCTACCCTCTAATTGATCTACATTTAATCCCAGAGGTGATTAGTCGTTCACGTATAACAAAGGTTAATGAACCCTCCCGATTGAGGTCCCTCAACTCGTTCTCAGTGAGTTCCTAACGGACTCGTTCGTTCGTTGGCCACTCAAACTCTCTGGCAACCATTGCTCTACTTTAGCGTTCTTCACTTAGGAGAAAGGTGctcctctttttgaatttctttttctgtagcAGAAGAATGGCCTTATAACTTACCACACAATGCGCTAAAGAGGACCAACTTTGCTGAGAAAATCTAGGAGGAATTCTAGTGAGCCCCACACTTTTGGGTTTTCTCTGTGGCATGCCTAAGAGTGTTtttatataaacaaataaagagaCACAGAAATGGTAGATTCGTTTTTATTGCCAGAAATCTGGGGCCTCTTTCGCAAAAGGATATGCTTCAGTAGGAAGATGTTATTCGGATACGAACTGGGAATCTTGAAAGGGGTTGTCGTTGGGTTCAATGCCTGAATAGGATGGATTAGAAACACGGTGATTGAGATATTCTGTAAGGCTCACTGTAGATCACAGTTTGCCGgttcttctctcaaaaatctcttcaaaacCTCAACCATATTTCAAATTCAGCAACCTTATCTACCGTCAACAATATACGAGTAAAATTTCTAAACTTCTTTTGTATGAAAAAACAATATATGAAAAAGAACATCACAATTATTCTTCGAAGCTGCAGGAATGATGCGATGACTGTTTCGttatcaataattttttcgattaaaatatttttttgtgcaaccaatttacaaaaaaaaagttgatgcGAAGGGAAGCAGACAACGTGATATTCAATAACATATCTTACCGTCAATAatcgaaaaatatttatttggcTAATAGATTTTCTCGACAATCTATTAGCCAAATAAATGACGAGTAAAGTCTAGGCTCTGGATACGTGTCCGTTCCAGACAATAAGGGCTTTCTTGGATCCTTCGCTAGAACACGGCTCTCGAATCCTCTATTAGCATGTGTGGCACTGACACTTCCAAGATGATTATAAACGCAAATCCTTTCCAAGGAAAAGGTTCAGCACACTTGGCTCTGCAGAGAAAAGGAACTCGGAACTGCTTCAGCAGAAATATTTACTGCATCACATAGCTCCAATCTAATCTCACTACTTTACTGCTactgaaatttcttttaagaacACTTTTGCACCTTTCCCTGTATAAAGCACCATTCACTGTGCCAAAAGTTGCAAGCTCCAGTTTCAGGACTAGAAGAGTGCTCGAGTTGAAGTGAAGGAGGGTAAAAAATCCCTCCTCCAAAGCACTTTCTGTCCCATCAACGTTCGCATAAATTTCCACTtccgaaaaaagtgaagagctAATCCCTGTTCAGTGCTCTTGAGTGAAGCCGAAACGCAGCAAAATTTCACGGGCATGTTTTGCCGGAAACATCGGCAACAATTAGCCTTCCGGACTACGGTGCTGGATCAAATTTGGATAGTGTTTTCTCTTGTCAATCAGCACTGCTTTTGTTACGTATTGTGATTCTTAACAAACTTCGGACGACTTTCCGGCAAACACCGGATTGTTTTTGCggctaaaaaaaagctgctggTGATCGTTGGAACTGGAAAATGTTAGAACATTTCTTGGAGAGAAGCCACTGTTTTTCCGAAAAGGTTGCGGATACGAGTTCACTTCCAGGAGGAAATCATCATTACTTTTGAAATCACAAAGTAACACCCGTTTTTTGATTATTGCAGGAAATTTCTGGTGTCGGAATATTGTGTGTTGTTTGGAAATACTTCTACAAAGGGAAGTGTTGGAGCCGTTACTAAGCACAACCATGGTTTTTGCTGTCTCCCTGACGTTATGCTCGGAACTCTTTTGAGTTTGAGATTTAA
This window of the Necator americanus strain Aroian chromosome III, whole genome shotgun sequence genome carries:
- a CDS encoding hypothetical protein (NECATOR_CHRIII.G12022.T1); its protein translation is MRWLRDALLGLIAEMVLSQNTSQTTETTSEATSSFSSSIAFFSEGSTSDDVTSTRITSLSDGTTTVTAPITTKANISSLLYGMVVNYNKFDLPVLETSRDEIVVIGNNLENVSQIWLHPAPMCDPVRDSRAVEMQIQAPSSTYVVTTMKKKEVYREEWRYPIFLCTDPRSKPSEFNSIIVEDHRDPLLPILIIIYCTFLLLSALFTGLNLSLMSLDMEDLRRIKEYDENPKTRRYAANIIPIRENGNFMLCTILIGNTICNAIDVLTFDRITLNLDLLDWERILLINIVPAMFIIIFSEIIPQVICTKYALPIGSRCRHLMVFFMVITYPASYPLSKVLDWVVGKEARWTMDRRMLGSLMRQQKNETANMAAVVENAMMLQVKRVKDVMTPLEKVFMMSDRTEVNLKLKQQLSENRHTRIPVYKGDDRNCVIGVLNVKDLLLIDESLDVHVGAIMQLWHRSALFRFVTSESPVVQLMLELKKGIPLAIVVDYQYDKKCYHVTGIVTLEDNLEEVIGEINDEKDVVGSGVIASEYSKDAALRKTKKRIISPSQEDLIQDENIPLLTQAQPLTPLKKKKQSSLKIGSREEQLS